A window of Chitinophagales bacterium contains these coding sequences:
- the kdsA gene encoding 3-deoxy-8-phosphooctulonate synthase, producing MSEKIVKVGGIPCGADELFVISGPCVIEEESIMLKTAEMLKEVSERLKVPIIYKSSFLKDNRSSIKYYDGPGMDKGLKILARIKAEFGFPVLTDIHYPDQAAPVAEVCDVLQIPAYLCMQTGLLTAAAKTGKVINIKHGQFLAPENMKHPVQKCIDSGNDQVILTERGYTFGYNDLVVDPRSFYHMQKTGYPVVFDITHSIRKYGIPSADAKGGAREFLPVLSRSGVAAGVDGIFVETHPEPEKALCDAASQLCVYDLEEFLKPLLELHAVEVKYRARS from the coding sequence ATGAGTGAAAAAATTGTCAAAGTAGGTGGCATACCTTGTGGAGCGGATGAACTCTTTGTCATCTCCGGTCCCTGTGTGATCGAAGAAGAAAGCATCATGCTGAAAACAGCAGAGATGTTGAAAGAAGTGAGTGAACGATTGAAGGTCCCCATCATCTACAAGTCCTCTTTTTTGAAAGACAACCGGAGCAGCATCAAATACTATGATGGTCCCGGCATGGATAAAGGCCTCAAGATCCTGGCCCGTATCAAAGCAGAATTTGGTTTTCCTGTCCTTACCGATATTCATTACCCCGACCAGGCAGCGCCTGTAGCGGAAGTATGTGATGTACTCCAGATTCCGGCCTATCTGTGTATGCAGACAGGTTTATTGACCGCTGCAGCCAAGACCGGCAAAGTGATCAATATCAAACATGGTCAGTTCCTGGCACCGGAGAACATGAAACACCCGGTCCAGAAATGTATCGATTCGGGAAACGACCAGGTGATCCTCACCGAACGGGGATATACCTTCGGGTACAATGACCTGGTGGTGGACCCCCGCAGTTTTTACCATATGCAAAAGACCGGTTACCCGGTTGTATTCGATATCACCCACTCCATCCGTAAGTATGGAATCCCCAGCGCCGATGCCAAAGGCGGTGCGCGTGAATTCCTGCCCGTCCTGAGCCGTTCGGGTGTGGCTGCAGGTGTAGATGGCATCTTTGTGGAAACCCATCCTGAGCCGGAAAAAGCCCTCTGTGACGCGGCCAGCCAGCTTTGTGTGTATGACCTGGAAGAATTCCTCAAGCCCTTACTGGAACTTCATGCCGTGGAAGTGAAATACCGTGCCCGGTCATAA
- a CDS encoding CBS domain-containing protein, with product MELYLDSANLKEIRQAFKLGFLNGLTTTPTFMQREGIADIDATIVELSKIVPVLQIEALGNSAEEILAEAQRQLDLGLDINKTVFKIPVSLEGVRACKMLRDKGMLVNVHLVYTVQQAYMAMQAGATYVCPLVGRLQDQGHDALALVEQCVNAVNRYKYPTKVMFSSVRHSEHVRNAINIGVHTITVPYKVMAALTENNLTSVGTDQFIRDTRLMTVRVKDAIKDINPVVDGGVAVKDAIVKMTEFGFGSVAVLNGDGSLKGIFTDSDLRRLLQSSGQGVLDKKLGDVCHANPLTIDGQALLNEAAQVFKQTAVDTLLVVENGKPVGMLDIQDL from the coding sequence ATGGAACTATACCTTGATTCCGCCAATTTGAAAGAGATCAGGCAAGCCTTTAAACTTGGTTTCCTGAACGGACTGACCACTACGCCCACCTTTATGCAAAGGGAAGGGATCGCCGATATCGATGCCACCATTGTGGAACTGTCTAAGATCGTTCCGGTGCTGCAGATCGAAGCACTGGGAAATTCCGCAGAAGAGATTTTGGCGGAAGCCCAACGTCAGCTTGACCTCGGGCTGGATATCAATAAAACCGTATTTAAGATCCCAGTTTCTCTGGAAGGTGTAAGGGCTTGTAAAATGCTTCGCGATAAAGGGATGTTGGTGAATGTACACCTGGTGTACACGGTTCAACAGGCCTATATGGCGATGCAGGCCGGCGCTACCTATGTATGCCCGCTTGTAGGTCGTCTCCAGGACCAGGGTCATGATGCCCTCGCCCTCGTTGAACAATGTGTAAATGCCGTTAACCGATATAAATACCCAACCAAGGTTATGTTCAGCTCTGTTCGTCACAGTGAACATGTAAGAAACGCGATCAATATCGGGGTACACACCATTACCGTTCCCTATAAAGTGATGGCCGCGCTTACGGAAAATAACCTGACCAGTGTTGGTACGGATCAGTTTATACGTGATACTCGTCTGATGACAGTACGCGTAAAAGATGCGATCAAAGACATCAATCCCGTTGTAGATGGAGGAGTGGCCGTAAAAGATGCCATTGTGAAGATGACCGAATTTGGTTTTGGCTCCGTGGCCGTGTTGAATGGCGATGGTAGTCTGAAAGGGATATTTACCGATAGCGACCTTCGCCGCTTACTCCAATCCAGCGGACAAGGCGTATTGGATAAAAAACTGGGGGATGTTTGCCATGCCAATCCATTGACGATCGATGGCCAGGCCCTGTTGAATGAAGCCGCCCAGGTCTTCAAGCAAACGGCAGTGGATACCTTGTTGGTGGTGGAGAATGGCAAACCGGTCGGGATGCTGGATATCCAGGACCTCTAA